In one window of Phycisphaerales bacterium DNA:
- a CDS encoding PAS domain-containing protein yields MFRDLTSRLELASAELRRERARFRVFFDALPLACVVTDGFSLVRSVNRAAEVVTGPLPRLVGRPLLTLLPEEDLPLGRTRVVRARLGEPAAWEGRVVGAGGELVRVRMTVTPLGEGPEPKDGAAPPEYAELLWTLRPLEG; encoded by the coding sequence GTGTTCCGTGACCTGACCTCGCGCCTGGAGCTGGCGAGCGCTGAGCTTCGGCGGGAGCGGGCCCGCTTCCGGGTGTTCTTCGACGCCCTGCCGCTGGCGTGCGTGGTGACCGACGGGTTCTCGCTGGTCCGCTCGGTGAACCGGGCGGCGGAGGTGGTCACCGGGCCGCTGCCGCGCCTGGTTGGGCGGCCGCTGCTGACGCTGCTGCCCGAGGAGGACCTGCCCCTGGGGCGCACGCGGGTGGTGCGGGCGCGCCTGGGCGAGCCCGCGGCGTGGGAAGGCCGGGTGGTTGGCGCGGGCGGCGAGCTGGTGCGCGTGCGCATGACGGTCACGCCGCTGGGTGAGGGACCCGAGCCGAAGGACGGGGCCGCGCCCCCCGAGTACGCGGAGCTGCTGTGGACGCTGCGGCCGCTTGAGGGGTGA
- a CDS encoding manganese catalase family protein, translating to MILRVDRLMTELPIPNGPSPNGAAAVQELMGGKFGEMSTLMNYTMQSFNLRGRSQVRPFYDLIANIAAEEFGHVELVTYTINLLLTGATDRNPDPVAAPLAGAENARNSYHYIATGQQAVCGDSQGNFWSGDNVFSSGNLKLDLLHNFFLECGARANKIRVYEMVSDPTARAMVGFLLVRGGVHIVAYAKALEKLSGVPVGKLLPIPDISNKRFPEAARHEAQGLHRILYRFSPDDYKRITEVWTGDHPEDGQPLEVRDGPPEGAPPPDLDAEPQLTAPTGPDNEQLDPDMLTHYAKRMFGSDVAGIARDRAKRADAEPPGGAPRRADAKAKHRPG from the coding sequence ATGATCCTCCGCGTCGACCGGCTGATGACCGAGCTCCCCATCCCCAACGGCCCCTCGCCCAACGGCGCGGCGGCGGTGCAGGAGCTCATGGGCGGCAAGTTCGGCGAAATGTCCACGCTGATGAACTACACCATGCAGTCCTTCAACCTGCGGGGCCGCTCGCAGGTGCGGCCCTTCTATGACCTCATCGCCAACATCGCCGCGGAGGAGTTCGGGCACGTCGAGCTGGTCACCTACACCATCAACCTGCTGCTCACCGGTGCGACCGACCGCAACCCCGACCCCGTCGCCGCGCCCCTTGCCGGCGCCGAGAACGCCCGCAACAGCTACCACTACATCGCCACAGGCCAGCAGGCGGTGTGCGGCGATTCGCAGGGCAACTTCTGGTCCGGCGACAACGTGTTCTCCAGCGGCAACCTCAAGCTCGACCTGCTGCACAACTTCTTCCTGGAGTGCGGCGCCCGCGCCAACAAGATCCGCGTCTACGAGATGGTGAGCGACCCCACCGCCCGCGCCATGGTCGGCTTCCTGCTCGTCCGCGGCGGCGTGCACATCGTCGCCTACGCCAAGGCACTCGAGAAGCTCAGCGGCGTGCCCGTGGGCAAGCTGCTGCCGATCCCCGACATCTCCAACAAGCGCTTCCCCGAGGCCGCGCGTCACGAGGCCCAGGGCCTGCACCGCATCCTATACCGCTTCAGCCCCGACGACTACAAGCGCATCACCGAGGTGTGGACCGGAGACCACCCCGAGGACGGCCAGCCCCTCGAGGTGCGGGACGGGCCGCCCGAGGGCGCGCCCCCGCCCGATCTCGACGCCGAGCCGCAGCTCACCGCGCCCACCGGGCCCGACAACGAGCAGCTCGACCCCGACATGCTGACGCACTACGCCAAGCGCATGTTCGGCAGCGACGTCGCCGGCATCGCCCGCGACCGCGCCAAGCGTGCCGACGCCGAGCCCCCGGGCGGCGCCCCGCGCCGCGCGGATGCGAAGGCCAAGCACCGGCCCGGCTGA
- a CDS encoding prolyl oligopeptidase family serine peptidase — MRPCAVLAPAFVLTLTAAVFAGPPETRKDPVTETIHGQTFTDDYRWLEGDNSDPAKMGRITDEVAKWTDEQNAYTRSVLDNLPGRAELIAKLTPLMEVGSVSAPDMKGNRYFYFKREGNENQPSFFVREGITGTPKLLLNPKDIDPTGLTTISWAEPSHDGKLVAYGTYRSGDENSVLRVIEVDSGNKWSLEITGKVSGCDWLPDGSGFVYRNLADVKNPYSGQVRLARLEKGAAYLASDQLLMRQLTVEENQKLATTYGPYGGISKDGKWLSLSYATGTRNNDLWVARADEFMRTGKLNKREVVVGKEAQSGGGIVNDTMYMLTTLDAPNGRVVAVDLKNPDQKNWREIIPQRKDAVIQGCSIAKGILAVNFMTKASSTIELFDYAGKARGTLKLPGIGSAGLSTDSDRTDAFLSFTSFNYPSTIFHVDLAKPNAEPVLWEQPAVPVDPTTVEVKQEFYSSKDGTQVSMFIIHKKGLNLDGNNPTILYGYGGFTQSMTPTFSANLFQWFDAGGVYAVANLRGGNEYGESWHRGGMLDQKQNTFDDFAHAAKHLISRGYTKPEKLAVRGGSNGGLLTGAFLTQNPELCSVVLCHVPLLDMLRYDDFLMAKYWVPEYGTAKDPEQFKWLSAYSPYHHIKKGTKYPAVLFTAGENDSRVHPLHARKMAAAVQAATASDQEKQPVLLWVDREAGHGQGKPLNLRVRDVADERIFVMWQMGMLPDKK, encoded by the coding sequence ATGCGCCCATGCGCCGTTCTGGCACCCGCCTTCGTCCTCACGCTCACCGCCGCGGTCTTCGCCGGTCCGCCCGAGACCCGCAAGGACCCGGTCACCGAGACCATCCACGGCCAGACCTTCACCGATGACTACCGCTGGCTCGAGGGTGACAACAGCGACCCCGCCAAGATGGGCCGCATCACTGACGAGGTCGCGAAGTGGACCGACGAGCAGAACGCCTACACGCGCTCGGTCCTCGACAACCTGCCCGGGCGGGCCGAGCTGATCGCCAAGCTCACGCCGCTCATGGAGGTCGGCAGCGTGTCCGCCCCCGACATGAAGGGCAACCGCTACTTCTACTTCAAGCGCGAGGGCAACGAGAACCAGCCATCCTTCTTCGTGCGCGAGGGCATCACCGGCACGCCCAAGCTGCTGCTCAACCCCAAGGACATCGACCCCACCGGCCTCACCACCATCTCCTGGGCCGAGCCCAGCCACGACGGCAAGCTCGTCGCCTACGGCACCTACCGCTCGGGTGATGAGAACTCCGTGCTCCGCGTCATCGAGGTCGACTCGGGCAACAAGTGGTCCCTCGAGATCACGGGCAAAGTCTCCGGCTGCGACTGGCTGCCCGACGGCTCGGGCTTCGTCTACCGCAACCTCGCCGACGTCAAGAACCCTTATTCCGGCCAGGTGCGTTTGGCCCGTCTCGAGAAGGGGGCCGCATACCTCGCCTCCGACCAGCTCCTCATGCGGCAGCTCACGGTCGAAGAGAACCAGAAGCTCGCCACCACCTACGGCCCCTACGGCGGCATCTCCAAGGACGGGAAGTGGCTGAGCCTCTCCTACGCCACCGGCACCCGCAACAACGACCTGTGGGTTGCCCGCGCTGACGAGTTCATGCGCACCGGCAAGCTCAACAAGCGCGAGGTCGTTGTCGGCAAGGAGGCCCAGTCCGGCGGCGGCATCGTCAACGACACGATGTACATGCTCACCACGCTCGACGCCCCCAACGGGCGCGTGGTGGCCGTGGACCTCAAGAACCCCGACCAGAAGAACTGGCGCGAGATCATCCCCCAGCGCAAGGACGCTGTGATCCAGGGCTGCTCGATCGCCAAGGGCATCCTCGCGGTCAACTTCATGACCAAGGCCAGCAGCACGATCGAGCTCTTCGACTACGCCGGCAAGGCCCGCGGCACGCTCAAGCTCCCTGGCATCGGCTCCGCCGGCCTTTCGACCGATAGCGACCGCACCGACGCGTTCCTCTCCTTCACCAGCTTCAACTACCCCTCCACCATCTTCCACGTCGACCTTGCCAAGCCCAACGCCGAGCCTGTGCTGTGGGAGCAGCCCGCGGTGCCCGTCGACCCCACCACCGTGGAGGTCAAGCAGGAGTTCTACTCCAGCAAGGACGGCACCCAGGTCAGCATGTTCATCATCCACAAGAAGGGCCTGAACCTCGACGGCAACAACCCCACCATCCTCTACGGCTACGGCGGCTTCACCCAGAGCATGACCCCCACCTTCAGCGCCAACCTCTTCCAGTGGTTCGACGCGGGCGGCGTCTATGCCGTGGCCAACCTCCGCGGCGGCAACGAGTACGGCGAGTCCTGGCACCGCGGCGGCATGCTCGACCAGAAGCAGAATACCTTCGACGACTTCGCCCACGCCGCCAAGCACCTCATCTCCCGCGGCTACACGAAGCCCGAGAAGCTCGCGGTCCGCGGCGGCAGCAACGGCGGCCTGCTCACCGGCGCCTTCCTCACCCAGAACCCCGAGCTCTGCTCGGTCGTCCTCTGCCACGTCCCGCTGCTGGACATGCTCCGCTACGACGACTTCCTCATGGCCAAGTACTGGGTGCCCGAGTACGGCACCGCCAAGGACCCCGAGCAGTTCAAGTGGCTGAGCGCCTACTCGCCCTACCACCACATCAAGAAGGGCACGAAGTACCCCGCGGTGCTCTTCACCGCGGGCGAGAACGACAGCCGCGTCCACCCGCTGCACGCCCGCAAGATGGCCGCGGCGGTGCAGGCCGCCACCGCGAGCGATCAGGAGAAGCAGCCCGTGCTCCTCTGGGTTGACCGCGAGGCCGGGCACGGCCAGGGCAAGCCGCTGAACCTGCGCGTCCGCGACGTCGCTGACGAGCGCATCTTCGTGATGTGGCAGATGGGCATGCTGCCCGACAAGAAGTAA
- a CDS encoding type II toxin-antitoxin system Phd/YefM family antitoxin: protein MHLSRDTYSLTDFKQNAQEHLQRLRETGRPEVLTVNGRAEAVVMSPELYDQLVQLAFGDVRAKIEVGLRQAREGKLIDGDEALRARQARRNLK from the coding sequence ATGCACCTGTCAAGGGACACCTACTCGTTGACGGACTTCAAGCAGAACGCCCAGGAGCACCTGCAGCGGCTCCGCGAGACTGGAAGGCCCGAGGTTCTCACGGTCAATGGGCGTGCGGAGGCGGTGGTGATGTCCCCCGAGCTGTACGACCAGCTCGTGCAGCTCGCGTTCGGTGATGTGCGGGCGAAGATCGAGGTTGGGCTGAGGCAGGCCCGCGAGGGCAAGCTCATTGATGGTGACGAGGCGCTTCGTGCGCGGCAGGCGCGTCGGAACTTGAAGTGA
- a CDS encoding type II toxin-antitoxin system RelE/ParE family toxin codes for MSRYQVTPAADADLEEIWQRISSEAGPMTADSVEQELHVAMVRVGEFPHMGRLREDLADEPLRVVVVHRFLIIYRAENTPVEIVRVLHGARDVEAVLRGMS; via the coding sequence ATGAGCCGCTATCAGGTCACGCCAGCGGCTGACGCCGATCTCGAGGAGATCTGGCAGCGGATCTCGTCGGAGGCGGGGCCTATGACGGCCGACTCTGTCGAGCAGGAGCTGCACGTGGCCATGGTGCGTGTCGGCGAGTTCCCTCACATGGGCAGACTCCGTGAGGACCTTGCCGATGAGCCGCTGCGGGTGGTTGTCGTTCACCGCTTCCTGATCATTTACCGCGCGGAGAACACGCCGGTAGAGATCGTTCGCGTGCTTCACGGCGCTCGCGACGTAGAGGCTGTGCTACGAGGCATGTCTTAG
- the ispH gene encoding 4-hydroxy-3-methylbut-2-enyl diphosphate reductase, with the protein MKIILPNPRGFCAGVRMAIDVVDQVLDLFPGEQVFVYHEIVHNKHVVGRFVDRGVQFVDDLELVPEGAIVVFSAHGVSPAIREQARRRKLFSIDATCPLVTKVHAEAVRYARQGYQILLVGHKDHQEVAGTFGEAPDATQVVESPADIPSLVIRDPAKLVYLTQTTLSTDDAAVVIDALKRAFPLIKEPPSSDICYATTNRQHAVRQIAPECDLVLVIGSRNSSNSVRLTEISANVGTPAKRVDDISEVDFAWFPTGNETVLITAGASAPEDLVETVCRTLLARFGGTIEQREIVDEDVDFAPPGALRKVMVERGIDPTAKSFRVSAPVITQDRYGAVPLTVSAPRNN; encoded by the coding sequence ATGAAGATCATCCTCCCCAACCCCCGCGGCTTCTGCGCCGGCGTCCGCATGGCGATCGATGTCGTCGACCAGGTGCTCGACCTCTTCCCCGGCGAGCAGGTCTTCGTCTACCACGAGATCGTCCACAACAAGCACGTCGTCGGCCGCTTCGTCGACCGCGGCGTCCAGTTCGTCGATGACCTCGAACTCGTCCCCGAGGGGGCCATCGTCGTCTTCTCCGCCCACGGCGTCTCCCCCGCCATCCGCGAGCAGGCCCGCCGCCGCAAGCTCTTCAGCATCGACGCCACCTGCCCGCTGGTCACCAAGGTGCACGCCGAGGCCGTGCGGTATGCGCGGCAGGGGTACCAGATTCTCCTCGTCGGCCACAAGGACCACCAGGAAGTCGCGGGCACCTTCGGCGAAGCGCCCGACGCAACGCAGGTGGTGGAGTCCCCCGCCGATATCCCCTCGCTCGTCATCCGTGACCCCGCGAAGCTCGTCTACCTGACCCAGACCACGCTCTCCACCGACGACGCGGCCGTTGTGATCGACGCCCTCAAGCGAGCCTTCCCGCTCATCAAGGAGCCGCCCAGCAGCGACATCTGCTACGCCACCACCAACCGGCAGCACGCCGTGCGGCAGATCGCCCCCGAGTGCGACCTGGTGCTGGTGATCGGATCCCGCAACTCGTCGAACTCGGTGCGGCTGACCGAGATCTCGGCCAACGTCGGCACCCCCGCCAAGCGCGTGGACGACATCTCCGAGGTGGACTTCGCCTGGTTCCCCACCGGCAACGAAACAGTGCTGATCACCGCCGGCGCCTCCGCCCCCGAGGACCTCGTCGAGACTGTCTGCCGCACGCTGCTGGCACGCTTTGGCGGCACGATCGAGCAGCGCGAGATCGTCGACGAAGACGTCGACTTCGCCCCGCCCGGCGCCCTGCGCAAGGTCATGGTGGAGCGCGGCATCGACCCCACGGCGAAGTCGTTCAGGGTGAGTGCGCCGGTAATCACGCAGGACCGCTACGGGGCGGTACCGCTGACAGTCTCCGCCCCGCGAAACAACTAA
- a CDS encoding prepilin-type N-terminal cleavage/methylation domain-containing protein encodes MQAQHTTIRRAFTLIELLVVIAIIALLISILLPALSKAREAGRNIVCASTVRQLALAQSTYMNDWKEYYAARYTSGAEADATGGSAIVGSTSSTTPTTNFDWISPTMGESANLPTNRAQRTIHIFNQWRCPSATSFNQTLYGSASDTADFTAAFAVAGARQVSYLQPAGFALWSANAPASVALYRRPNGTTFDRHSLSDSAQFSNPVTIPREFVPNISKIGIQASNKAIVADGTRYWDTDRLDFDINPAPGRYSSFTDTPSFIESTAYGRSSPRAPQQQNLKLSFRHQGNFNVGFFDGSVRAITKETAWRRVDYWYPGGSIFNGIDAPAESRRTASNPDGFPVNQPLP; translated from the coding sequence ATGCAGGCCCAACACACGACGATCCGGCGAGCTTTTACGCTCATCGAACTGCTGGTCGTCATTGCCATCATCGCCCTGCTGATCTCCATCCTGCTTCCCGCCCTGAGCAAGGCCCGGGAAGCCGGGCGGAACATCGTCTGCGCGTCCACGGTGCGGCAGTTGGCGCTCGCACAGTCGACCTACATGAACGATTGGAAGGAGTACTACGCGGCCCGCTACACCTCGGGAGCGGAAGCCGACGCGACGGGCGGAAGTGCGATTGTCGGCAGTACGAGCTCAACGACTCCCACGACGAACTTCGACTGGATCAGCCCGACCATGGGTGAATCGGCAAACCTGCCGACGAACCGCGCCCAGCGGACCATCCACATCTTCAATCAGTGGCGCTGCCCGTCCGCGACGTCGTTCAATCAGACGCTGTACGGCTCCGCGTCTGACACAGCTGACTTCACTGCAGCCTTCGCGGTCGCAGGCGCTCGCCAGGTGAGCTACCTGCAGCCCGCCGGCTTCGCGCTTTGGAGCGCAAACGCACCAGCATCGGTCGCACTCTACCGCCGGCCCAACGGAACAACCTTCGATCGACACTCTCTGTCCGATTCTGCACAGTTCTCAAACCCCGTCACGATTCCGCGCGAGTTCGTCCCGAACATCTCAAAAATCGGCATCCAGGCGTCAAACAAGGCGATCGTGGCGGACGGCACCCGCTACTGGGACACTGACCGTCTCGACTTCGACATCAACCCTGCTCCCGGTCGCTACAGCTCGTTCACTGATACTCCTTCGTTCATCGAGTCGACCGCGTACGGGCGTTCGAGCCCCCGTGCGCCGCAGCAGCAGAACCTCAAGCTCTCGTTCCGCCACCAGGGCAACTTCAACGTCGGCTTTTTCGACGGCAGCGTCCGCGCCATCACGAAGGAGACCGCGTGGCGCCGCGTGGACTATTGGTATCCGGGCGGCAGTATCTTCAATGGGATCGACGCTCCGGCCGAGTCTCGTCGCACGGCGTCGAACCCGGACGGGTTCCCCGTCAACCAGCCGCTCCCGTAA
- a CDS encoding M20/M25/M40 family metallo-hydrolase has product MSTPAAVLDTLAKNEPAAIQRLIDWLKIPSISTDPAYKGEVRRAADWAAGQLRELGFSVRVLDTGTPAGAGHPIVLATIAPAPAYKGAHVLFYGHYDVQPVDPLELWESKPFEPVIKPATPGGPGERIVARGAVDDKGQVMMFIEACRAWKQATGHATGGAAFTVLLEGEEESGSANLQPFVAAHQDELKKCNVVLISDTGMISKDRPCITYGVRGLAYTEITLHAANQDLHSGLWGGRCPNPNNELAKVLAQLWDEKRRVTIPGFYDDVRPLRQEERDAWQKLGVTAAEALAKIGLPPAADIGEEGYTFLEREWARPTAEVNGIWGGYIGKGAKTVIPAHASAKVSFRLVADQDPKKVTQMFFKWLEARTPPGCRWELNDHHGGFGVTVPTDSPVLGAARRAIERATGKRPELIKSGGSIPVAGMLKDMLGLDTIFMGFGLEDDRVHSPNEKFELECYRMGAKSHAMFIAELVG; this is encoded by the coding sequence ATGTCTACACCTGCCGCCGTCCTTGACACCCTTGCAAAGAACGAGCCCGCCGCGATTCAGCGGTTGATCGACTGGCTCAAAATCCCGAGCATCTCGACGGACCCCGCGTACAAGGGTGAGGTGCGGCGGGCGGCGGACTGGGCCGCGGGGCAGCTGAGGGAGCTGGGGTTCAGCGTGCGGGTGCTGGATACGGGGACGCCGGCGGGGGCAGGGCACCCGATCGTGCTCGCGACCATCGCGCCGGCGCCGGCGTACAAGGGCGCGCACGTGCTGTTCTATGGGCACTACGACGTGCAGCCGGTCGATCCGCTGGAACTGTGGGAGAGCAAGCCGTTCGAGCCGGTGATCAAGCCCGCGACACCGGGCGGCCCCGGCGAGCGGATCGTCGCCCGCGGCGCGGTGGACGACAAGGGCCAGGTCATGATGTTCATCGAGGCCTGCCGCGCGTGGAAGCAGGCGACCGGGCACGCCACCGGCGGCGCGGCGTTCACGGTGCTGCTCGAGGGTGAGGAGGAGTCTGGCTCGGCCAACCTCCAGCCCTTCGTCGCGGCGCACCAGGATGAGCTCAAGAAGTGCAACGTGGTGCTGATCTCCGACACAGGGATGATCAGCAAGGACCGGCCGTGCATCACGTACGGCGTGCGGGGGCTGGCGTACACGGAGATCACGCTGCACGCGGCCAACCAGGACCTGCACTCGGGGCTGTGGGGCGGGCGCTGCCCGAACCCGAATAACGAGCTGGCCAAGGTGCTGGCGCAGCTGTGGGACGAGAAGCGGCGGGTGACGATCCCGGGGTTCTACGACGATGTGCGCCCGCTGCGGCAGGAGGAGCGGGACGCGTGGCAGAAGCTGGGCGTCACGGCCGCGGAGGCGCTGGCGAAGATCGGGCTGCCGCCAGCGGCGGACATTGGCGAGGAGGGGTACACATTCCTGGAGCGCGAGTGGGCGCGCCCCACGGCCGAGGTGAACGGCATCTGGGGCGGGTACATCGGGAAGGGTGCGAAGACGGTGATCCCCGCGCACGCGAGCGCGAAGGTGTCGTTCCGGCTGGTGGCCGATCAGGACCCCAAAAAGGTCACGCAGATGTTCTTCAAGTGGCTGGAAGCCCGGACGCCCCCCGGCTGCCGGTGGGAGCTGAACGATCATCACGGCGGGTTCGGCGTGACAGTCCCAACGGACTCGCCGGTGCTGGGTGCGGCGCGCCGGGCCATCGAACGGGCGACGGGCAAGCGGCCGGAGCTGATCAAGAGCGGCGGGTCGATTCCGGTGGCGGGCATGCTCAAGGACATGCTGGGCCTGGACACGATCTTCATGGGCTTTGGGCTCGAGGATGACCGTGTGCACTCGCCCAACGAGAAGTTCGAGCTTGAGTGCTACCGCATGGGGGCGAAGTCGCACGCGATGTTTATCGCGGAGCTGGTGGGCTAG